In Citrus sinensis cultivar Valencia sweet orange chromosome 2, DVS_A1.0, whole genome shotgun sequence, a single genomic region encodes these proteins:
- the LOC102617740 gene encoding 65-kDa microtubule-associated protein 6 isoform X2: protein MSVVCSDFHQIWSDIGESEAEKDRILMELERECLEVYRRKVEEAANAKARLHQTVAAKEAELATLMAALGELNIHSPIQTEKRSMSLKEKLASIAPLVEDLRTKKEERMKQFADIKAQIEKISGEISGYDHLSNSLINSLSLEEEDLSLRRITECQTHLRTLQKEKSDRLNRVLEYVNEVHSICGVLGLDFGQTVSDVHPSLHGTAMGHSTNISNSTLEGLEHAIVKLKAERKIRIQKLKDIVVSLFELWNLMDSPIQDKNSFSKITSILRLSESEITEPGVLSTEVIEQASTEVERLTKLKATRMKELVLKKRSELEEICKMTHIEPDTSTAAEKSNAMIDSGLVDPSELLANIEAQIIKVKDEALSRKDIMDRIDRWLFACEEEKWLEEYNQDDNRYNAGRGAHINLKRAERARVTVSKIPAIVDNLINRTLAWEEEKKIFFLYDGVRLVSILDDYKLTRVQREEEKKRYRDQKKMQDLLLTEKEAIYGSKPSPRKSNSFRKPNGCRANGNGSMTPTPRRYSIGSGTPELLTPRSYSSRQNGHFREMRRLSTAPLNFVAISKEDTMSSYTSVCGSEPGSPPQG from the exons ATGAGTGTGGTCTGTTCAGATTTTCAT CAAATATGGAGTGATATTGGGGAGAGCGAAGCAGAAAAAGACCGCATACTAATGGAGTTGGAGAGAGAATGCTTAGAAGTTTATCGAAGAAAGGTTGAGGAAGCTGCCAATGCCAAGGCACGTCTTCATCAGACTGTTGCAGCAAAGGAAGCTGAGCTTGCAACTCTCATGGCTGCTCTTGGGGAACTTAATATCCACTCACCG ATTCAGACAGAGAAGCGATCAATGTCATTGAAAGAAAAGCTTGCCTCCATTGCACCCTTGGTAGAGGACCTGAGAACCAAGAAAGAAGAACGAATGAAACAATTTGCTGACATAAAGGCACAAATTGAGAAGATCAGCGGAGAGATTTCTGGCTATGATCATCTCAGTAATTCTCTgataaattctttatctctggaAGAAGAAGACTTGTCGCTAAGAAGGATTACTGAATGCCAAACACATCTTCGCACCCTTCAAAAGGAGAAG TCTGATCGCCTGAATAGGGTTTTGGAATATGTGAATGAGGTGCATTCAATCTGTGGTGTgcttggtttggattttggcCAAACTGTGAGTGATGTGCATCCAAGCTTGCATGGGACTGCCATGGGGCATTCCACAAACATCAGTAATAGCACATTGGAAGGTTTGGAACATGCAATTGTCAAACTGAAAGcagagagaaaaattagaatacAGAAG CTGAAAGACATTGTGGTGTCACTCTTTGAACTTTGGAATTTGATGGACTCACCAATTCAAGACAAGAATAGCTTTTCTAAGATTACTTCCATTCTTAGACTATCAGAGTCTGAAATTACAGAACCTGGTGTTCTTTCAACTGAGGTTATTGAACAG GCTTCAACAGAAGTGGAGAGGCTTACTAAATTGAAAGCAACTAGAATGAAAGAACTGGTCTTGAAAAAGAGGTCAGAATTAGAGGAAATATGCAAAATGACTCACATTGAACCTGATACCAGTACAGCTGCTGAGAAATCCAATGCTATGATAGATTCTg GTCTAGTAGATCCTTCTGAACTGTTGGCCAACATTGAAGCTCAGATTATCAAAGTTAAAGATGAAGCACTTAGCCGGAAAGATATAATGGACAGGATAGACCGATGGCTTTTTGCATGCGAAGAGGAAAAATGGCTTGAAGAGTATAATCAA GATGACAACCGGTACAATGCTGGGAGAGGTGCACACATTAATCTTAAACGTGCAGAACGAGCTCGAGTTACTGTGAGCAAAATTCCAG CAATTGTGGACAATCTGATAAATAGAACACTTGCCtgggaagaagagaaaaagatattttttctATATGATGGG GTGAGGTTAGTGTCAATACTGGATGATTACAAGCTGACCAGAGTacagagagaagaagagaagaagagataCAGG GATCAAAAGAAGATGCAAGATCTCCTCCTGACAGAGAAAGAAGCCATATATGGGTCAAAACCTAGTCCAAGAAAATCTAACAGTTTTAGGAAGCCAAATGGATGTCGTGCAAATGGAAATGGATCAATGACTCCCACACCTCGTCGGTACTCAATTGGTAGTGGAACTCCTGAGCTCCTCACACCCCGATCCTACTCATCGCGTCAAAATGGACACTTTAGGGAAATGAGAAGGCTGTCAACCGCGCCACTGAATTTTGTGGCCATATCGAAAGAAGATACAATGTCGTCATACACATCTGTTTGTGGTTCTGAGCCAGGGTCTCCCCCTCAGGGTTGA
- the LOC102617740 gene encoding 65-kDa microtubule-associated protein 6 isoform X1: MLAIGSPNYSVRTSTSCNALLRELQQIWSDIGESEAEKDRILMELERECLEVYRRKVEEAANAKARLHQTVAAKEAELATLMAALGELNIHSPIQTEKRSMSLKEKLASIAPLVEDLRTKKEERMKQFADIKAQIEKISGEISGYDHLSNSLINSLSLEEEDLSLRRITECQTHLRTLQKEKSDRLNRVLEYVNEVHSICGVLGLDFGQTVSDVHPSLHGTAMGHSTNISNSTLEGLEHAIVKLKAERKIRIQKLKDIVVSLFELWNLMDSPIQDKNSFSKITSILRLSESEITEPGVLSTEVIEQASTEVERLTKLKATRMKELVLKKRSELEEICKMTHIEPDTSTAAEKSNAMIDSGLVDPSELLANIEAQIIKVKDEALSRKDIMDRIDRWLFACEEEKWLEEYNQDDNRYNAGRGAHINLKRAERARVTVSKIPAIVDNLINRTLAWEEEKKIFFLYDGVRLVSILDDYKLTRVQREEEKKRYRDQKKMQDLLLTEKEAIYGSKPSPRKSNSFRKPNGCRANGNGSMTPTPRRYSIGSGTPELLTPRSYSSRQNGHFREMRRLSTAPLNFVAISKEDTMSSYTSVCGSEPGSPPQG; encoded by the exons ATGCTGGCGATTGGGAGTCCTAATTACAGTGTCCGTACAAGCACTAGTTGCAATGCTTTGCTCAGAGAGCTTCAG CAAATATGGAGTGATATTGGGGAGAGCGAAGCAGAAAAAGACCGCATACTAATGGAGTTGGAGAGAGAATGCTTAGAAGTTTATCGAAGAAAGGTTGAGGAAGCTGCCAATGCCAAGGCACGTCTTCATCAGACTGTTGCAGCAAAGGAAGCTGAGCTTGCAACTCTCATGGCTGCTCTTGGGGAACTTAATATCCACTCACCG ATTCAGACAGAGAAGCGATCAATGTCATTGAAAGAAAAGCTTGCCTCCATTGCACCCTTGGTAGAGGACCTGAGAACCAAGAAAGAAGAACGAATGAAACAATTTGCTGACATAAAGGCACAAATTGAGAAGATCAGCGGAGAGATTTCTGGCTATGATCATCTCAGTAATTCTCTgataaattctttatctctggaAGAAGAAGACTTGTCGCTAAGAAGGATTACTGAATGCCAAACACATCTTCGCACCCTTCAAAAGGAGAAG TCTGATCGCCTGAATAGGGTTTTGGAATATGTGAATGAGGTGCATTCAATCTGTGGTGTgcttggtttggattttggcCAAACTGTGAGTGATGTGCATCCAAGCTTGCATGGGACTGCCATGGGGCATTCCACAAACATCAGTAATAGCACATTGGAAGGTTTGGAACATGCAATTGTCAAACTGAAAGcagagagaaaaattagaatacAGAAG CTGAAAGACATTGTGGTGTCACTCTTTGAACTTTGGAATTTGATGGACTCACCAATTCAAGACAAGAATAGCTTTTCTAAGATTACTTCCATTCTTAGACTATCAGAGTCTGAAATTACAGAACCTGGTGTTCTTTCAACTGAGGTTATTGAACAG GCTTCAACAGAAGTGGAGAGGCTTACTAAATTGAAAGCAACTAGAATGAAAGAACTGGTCTTGAAAAAGAGGTCAGAATTAGAGGAAATATGCAAAATGACTCACATTGAACCTGATACCAGTACAGCTGCTGAGAAATCCAATGCTATGATAGATTCTg GTCTAGTAGATCCTTCTGAACTGTTGGCCAACATTGAAGCTCAGATTATCAAAGTTAAAGATGAAGCACTTAGCCGGAAAGATATAATGGACAGGATAGACCGATGGCTTTTTGCATGCGAAGAGGAAAAATGGCTTGAAGAGTATAATCAA GATGACAACCGGTACAATGCTGGGAGAGGTGCACACATTAATCTTAAACGTGCAGAACGAGCTCGAGTTACTGTGAGCAAAATTCCAG CAATTGTGGACAATCTGATAAATAGAACACTTGCCtgggaagaagagaaaaagatattttttctATATGATGGG GTGAGGTTAGTGTCAATACTGGATGATTACAAGCTGACCAGAGTacagagagaagaagagaagaagagataCAGG GATCAAAAGAAGATGCAAGATCTCCTCCTGACAGAGAAAGAAGCCATATATGGGTCAAAACCTAGTCCAAGAAAATCTAACAGTTTTAGGAAGCCAAATGGATGTCGTGCAAATGGAAATGGATCAATGACTCCCACACCTCGTCGGTACTCAATTGGTAGTGGAACTCCTGAGCTCCTCACACCCCGATCCTACTCATCGCGTCAAAATGGACACTTTAGGGAAATGAGAAGGCTGTCAACCGCGCCACTGAATTTTGTGGCCATATCGAAAGAAGATACAATGTCGTCATACACATCTGTTTGTGGTTCTGAGCCAGGGTCTCCCCCTCAGGGTTGA
- the LOC102616951 gene encoding uncharacterized protein LOC102616951, which translates to MSINFSMGISREDGFDKKEKQVILIDERQSRGVNVMEHELLELEFWPVEHPLEPQDEDRPVKCPMPSASSVINNDSRMEDQERIADSFRKRAEVPPDFSNREGIDVNIEPPIRAVRKRHHHSLTSDDHNAQFLMRTPPHPPLQSQKITVLEMLQDFDKFES; encoded by the exons ATGAGCATTAATTTCTCCATGGGTATTTCACGTGAGGATGGTTTT gaTAAGAAAGAAAAGCAAGTTATATTGATCGATGAGAGGCAGAGCAGGGGTGTTAACGTTATGGAACATGAATTATTGGAGCTGGAATTCTGGCCAGTTGAGCACCCATTGGAGCCGCAAGACGAAGATCGCCCTGTCAAATGTCCTATGCCCTCTGCCTCTTCTGTTATTAATAAT gattcaAGAATGGAAGATCAGGAGAGAATAGCTGACAGCTTTCGGAAGAGAGCAGAGGTACCCCCAGATTTCAGCAACAGAGAAGGAATCGATGTGAATATCGAGCCTCCGATTCGAGCAGTGCGTAAGAGGCATCATCACAGTCTCACCAGTGATGATCATAATGCGCAGTTTCTCATGAGAACGCCTCCTCATCCTCCACTTCAAAGCCAGAAAATCACCGTCCTCGAAATGCTTCAGGATTTTGATAAGTTCGAGTCctga
- the LOC102617259 gene encoding IAA-alanine resistance protein 1, whose product MLACKKKLILLVLALVLVSNLDLGSGGGFCATPVNGKDHGHDHQCDHGHHHHDHDHQHKEKKMLLPEELAEEEDMKLYGFGPYYGRDHDHDHGHSRHHHDRDSQLSGLALWVNALGCSLLVSLASLICLVLLPVIFIQGKPSKAVVDSLAVFGAGAMLGDAFLHQLPHAFGGEHSHSHDHHENKAHQVHVGREQHSHSHSHSLQDLSVGISVLAGIVLFLIVEKIVRYVEENSGESNSWGHGHHHHHLKSSKKLKDDDDLGKTQSESSSGTEGIVSDEVSEDSLNGDNLAQHETLLRRRKTTSVDGDYKSDVDAADGSSSDVKSSEKKEPVQSASNLVFGYLNLFSDGVHNFTDGMALGSAFLLYGSVGGWSRTLFLLAHEIPQEVGDFGILVRSGFSVSKALFFNFLSALVALAGTAMALLLGQDPGQSSLIEGFTAGGFIYIAVAGVLAEMNSNGNSMLKSSAVQLTSLILGMSVALVISLVE is encoded by the exons ATGTTGGCTTGTAAGAAAAAACTGATCCTGCTAGTACTTGCACTTGTTCTGGTCTCGAATTTGGATCTGGGTTCAGGGGGTGGATTCTGTGCGACGCCGGTGAACGGAAAGGACCATGGGCATGACCATCAATGCGACCATGGACACCACCATCATGATCATGATCATCAACATAAGGAGAAGAAAATGTTGCTTCCCGAGGAGTTAGCTGAGGAGGAAGACATGAAATTGTACGGATTTGGCCCTTATTACGGCCGTGATCATGATCATGATCATGGTCATAGTCGTCATCATCATGATAGAGATTCGCAGCTTTCGGGTTTAGCTCTCTGGGTGAATGCATTGGGTTGTTCCCTATTGGTGAGCTTGGCTTCGCTTATTTGCTTGGTACTTTTGCCCGTGATATTCA TTCAAGGGAAGCCATCCAAAGCCGTTGTCGACTCATTGGCTGTATTTGGG GCTGGGGCTATGTTGGGTGATGCTTTTCTTCATCAATTGCCACATGCTTTTG GTGGTGAGCATTCCCACTCACATGATCACCATGAGAACAAGGCTCATCAGGTTCATGTTGGACGTGAGCAGCATTCGCATTCGCATTCACATTCTTTACAAGATCTTTCTGTGGGAATATCTGTACTGG CTGGAATTGTACTCTTTCTTATTGTAGAGAAAATAGTGAGATACGTTGAAGAGAACTCAGGGGAATCTAACTCATGGGGCCATGGtcatcaccaccaccatctTAAGAGTAGTAAGAAATTgaaggatgatgatgatcttggAAAAACACAATCAGAATCTTCCAGTGGAACTGAAGGAATCGTTTCAGATGAGGTGTCAGAAGACTCTTTGAATGGGGATAATCTTGCTCAACATGAAACTCTTCTTCGGAGG AGAAAGACGACTTCTGTTGATGGAGATTATAAATCAGATGTAGATGCTGCAGATGGCTCTTCCAGTGACGTTAAATCCTCAGAAAAGAAAGAACCTGTTCAATCAGCTTCCAATCTCGTGTTTGGTTATCTCAATCTCTTTTCTGATGGTGTT CATAATTTTACCGATGGAATGGCTCTGGGAAGTGCTTTTCTACTTTATGGATCTGTTGGTGGATGGTCTAGAACCTTGTTTTTGCTTGCCCATGAGATCCCTCAAGAG GTTGGTGATTTTGGTATTTTGGTAAGATCAGGTTTCAGCGTATCAAAAGCTCTCTTCTTCAACTTTCTCTCAGCTCTTGTGGCTCTGGCAGGAACTGCAATG GCTTTGCTCTTAGGACAAGATCCAGGACAGTCATCTTTGATCGAG GGTTTTACCGCAGGCGGGTTTATATACATTGCAGTTGCTGGGGTGCTCGCAGAAATGAATAGCAATGGCAACTCAATGTTGAAAAGTTCTGCAGTCCAGTTGACCTCCCTGATTTTGGGCATGTCTGTTGCCCTTGTTATTTCCCTTGTAGAATGA
- the LOC102616655 gene encoding uncharacterized protein LOC102616655 has protein sequence MALTKTILAFLLMATLVGVSLGAVHKVGDSAGWTTLGNIDYNQWASSKNFHVGDTIVFEYNNQFHNVKQVTFQDFQSCNGASPIATFTSGSDSITLKRPGHYYFLCGVPGHCEAGQTLDIMVTPASLRPSASPLSAPNYSSSPSSSGSASLPAPLPNPYQSNASSLQVLSVWPALISLAIFVIGFAYTLMALTKKILAFLLMATLVGVSLGAVHKVGDSAGWTTLGNIDYNQWASSKNFHVGDTIVFEYNNQFHNVKQVTFQDFQSCNGASPIAIFTSGSDSITLKRPGHYYFLCGVPGHCEAGQTLDIMVTPACLRPSASPLSAPNYSSSPSSSGSAYSPAPLSPTPLPNPYQGSASSLQALSVWPVLFLFLFLL, from the exons ATGGCTCTTACGAAGACAATACTAGCTTTCTTGCTGATGGCAACACTTGTTGGCGTGTCTCTTGGTGCTGTTCACAAAGTTGGTGACTCCGCTGGATGGACTACATTGGGCAACATCGATTACAATCAATGGGCTTCTTCCAAGAACTTCCATGTTGGAGACACAATCGTATTCGAGTACAACAACCAGTTTCATAACGTAAAGCAAGTGACCTTCCAAGATTTTCAATCTTGCAACGGAGCCTCCCCCATAGCGACCTTCACCAGTGGCTCTGACTCTATCACCCTCAAAAGGCCAGGCCACTACTATTTCTTGTGCGGTGTTCCGGGACACTGTGAAGCAGGACAGACACTTGACATCATGGTTACTCCAGCTTCTCTGCGCCCAAGTGCAAGTCCATTATCAGCTCCTAATTATAGTTCATCGCCATCGTCATCGGGCTCAGCATCTTTACCGGCACCTTTGCCGAACCCATATCAGAGCAATGCTTCTTCTCTCCAAGTCCTTTCGGTTTGGCCTGCTTTGATCAGCCTTGCAATTTTTGTCATTGGTTTCGCATAC ACACTGATGGCTCTTACGAAGAAAATACTAGCTTTCTTGCTGATGGCAACGCTTGTTGGCGTGTCTCTTGGTGCTGTTCACAAAGTTGGTGACTCCGCTGGATGGACTACATTGGGCAACATCGATTACAACCAATGGGCTTCTTCCAAGAACTTCCATGTTGGAGACACAATCGTATTCGAGTACAACAACCAGTTTCATAACGTGAAGCAAGTGACCTTCCAAGATTTTCAATCTTGCAACGGAGCCTCCCCGATAGCAATCTTCACCAGTGGCTCTGACTCTATTACTCTCAAAAGGCCAGGCCACTACTATTTCTTGTGCGGCGTTCCGGGACACTGTGAAGCAGGACAGACACTTGACATCATGGTTACTCCAGCGTGTCTGCGCCCAAGTGCAAGTCCATTATCGGCTCCTAATTATAGTTCATCGCCATCGTCATCAGGCTCAGCATATTCACCAGCACCTTTGTCACCGACACCTTTGCCGAATCCATATCAGGGCAGTGCTTCTTCTCTCCAAGCTCTTTCGGTTTGgcctgttttatttttatttttatttttattataa